From Thalassococcus sp. S3, one genomic window encodes:
- the nirD gene encoding nitrite reductase small subunit NirD, whose protein sequence is MISDWVDVGALDAIPMRGARVVKTPHGCVAVFRTGADEVFALDNACPHKAGPLAEGIVHGKAVTCPLHNWVISLETGLAQGADKGQVATYPARVSEGRIWIEASFLQMRAAE, encoded by the coding sequence ATGATCAGCGATTGGGTCGATGTGGGCGCGCTGGATGCCATCCCGATGCGCGGCGCGCGCGTGGTCAAGACGCCGCATGGCTGCGTTGCGGTGTTCCGCACCGGCGCGGACGAGGTCTTTGCCCTCGACAATGCCTGCCCGCACAAGGCCGGGCCTCTGGCCGAGGGGATCGTGCATGGCAAGGCGGTAACGTGCCCTCTCCACAATTGGGTGATCTCGCTCGAAACGGGCCTCGCCCAGGGCGCCGATAAGGGGCAGGTCGCCACCTATCCCGCCCGCGTCAGCGAGGGGCGGATCTGGATCGAGGCGTCGTTCCTCCAGATGCGGGCCGCCGAATGA
- the nirB gene encoding nitrite reductase large subunit NirB, which translates to MTQKLIVIGAGMASGRALEHLFEAAPDAYDVTLFNAEPRGNYNRIMLSPVLAGDQTYADIVTHDDAWYADHDVTCRFGEKITRIDRQAKSVTTSTGDTLAYDKLLFGTGSNPFMIPLPGHDLDGVIAYRDLEDTERMMRLGTGHKAVVIGGGLLGLEAAAGMAARGVDVTVVHIMGHLMERQLDEAAGYLLRKALTDKGITVRCQANSKEILGENGKVRALLLDDGTELPCDLLVMAVGIRPNMALAQDAGLAVGKAIHVDDQMLTSDPDILAVGECVEHDGQLFGLVAPLYDQAKVVAKTLLGEEAAFKQKELSTKLKVTGCDLFSAGDFAEGEGREDIVFRDPARGVYKRLVLEDNRIVGAVFYGDTADSNWFFGLMRDKTDISDMRDTLIFGPAFQGGAPLDPMAAVAALPLDAEICGCNGVSKGQIVQAIEGGATDLAAIRATTKASASCGTCTGLVEQVLGSTLGDDFVLPAAAGICGCTDLTHEEVRRLIKSQGLKSMAAVHQELGWKTSCGCHVCRPALNFYLLADWPLEYQDDPQSRFINERKHANIQKDGTFSVVPRMWGGITTPDELRAIADAADKYDVPTVKVTGGQRIDLLGVKGEDLPAIWADLNRAGMVSGHAYSKGLRTVKTCVGTDHCRFGTQDSTGLGIKLEQALWGSWTPHKVKLAVSGCPRNCAEATCKDVGVICVDSGYQVSVGGAAGMDVKETERLLDVPTEQEAIDVTVAFVQLYRENAKYLDRPYKWIAKVGLDWVKGRIEDPAERQRLLDAFALSQSIYQKDPWAEHVADKADSYQPLSDFKLEAAE; encoded by the coding sequence ATGACCCAGAAACTGATCGTGATCGGGGCCGGCATGGCCTCGGGCCGGGCGCTGGAACACCTCTTTGAGGCTGCCCCCGACGCCTATGACGTTACCCTCTTCAACGCCGAGCCGCGTGGCAACTACAACCGCATCATGCTGAGCCCCGTGCTCGCCGGTGACCAGACCTATGCCGATATCGTCACCCATGACGATGCCTGGTATGCGGACCACGACGTCACCTGCCGCTTCGGCGAAAAGATCACCCGGATCGACCGGCAGGCCAAAAGTGTCACCACCTCCACCGGCGACACGCTTGCCTACGATAAGCTCCTCTTCGGCACCGGCTCCAACCCCTTCATGATCCCCCTCCCGGGCCATGATCTGGACGGTGTGATCGCCTACCGCGACCTTGAAGACACCGAACGCATGATGCGCCTCGGCACCGGTCACAAGGCCGTTGTCATCGGCGGGGGCCTCCTCGGTCTCGAAGCCGCCGCCGGCATGGCCGCGCGCGGCGTCGACGTCACCGTCGTGCACATCATGGGCCACCTGATGGAGCGTCAACTGGATGAGGCCGCAGGCTACCTCCTCCGCAAGGCGCTGACAGACAAGGGCATCACCGTCCGCTGTCAGGCCAATTCCAAGGAAATCCTGGGCGAGAACGGCAAGGTCCGTGCGCTCCTTCTGGACGATGGTACCGAACTGCCCTGTGACCTTCTGGTCATGGCCGTGGGCATCCGCCCCAACATGGCGCTTGCCCAGGACGCTGGCCTCGCCGTGGGCAAAGCGATCCATGTGGACGACCAGATGCTCACCTCCGACCCCGATATCCTGGCCGTCGGCGAATGCGTCGAACATGACGGTCAGCTCTTCGGCCTCGTGGCCCCCCTCTACGATCAGGCCAAAGTCGTCGCAAAAACGCTTTTGGGCGAAGAGGCAGCCTTCAAGCAAAAGGAGCTTTCCACCAAACTCAAAGTCACCGGCTGTGACCTCTTCAGTGCCGGTGATTTTGCCGAGGGCGAGGGACGCGAAGACATCGTCTTCCGCGACCCCGCCCGCGGCGTCTACAAGCGTCTCGTGCTCGAAGACAACCGCATCGTCGGTGCGGTCTTTTACGGTGACACCGCCGACAGCAACTGGTTCTTCGGCCTGATGCGCGACAAGACCGACATCTCCGACATGCGCGACACGCTCATCTTCGGGCCGGCCTTCCAGGGGGGCGCACCGCTGGACCCTATGGCGGCCGTTGCAGCCTTACCGCTTGATGCGGAGATCTGCGGCTGCAACGGCGTGTCAAAAGGGCAGATCGTCCAGGCGATCGAGGGCGGTGCCACCGACCTCGCCGCCATTCGCGCAACCACCAAGGCAAGCGCCTCCTGCGGGACCTGCACGGGGCTGGTCGAACAGGTTCTGGGCAGCACTCTGGGCGACGATTTCGTCCTGCCCGCAGCGGCCGGCATCTGCGGCTGCACCGACCTCACTCATGAGGAGGTGCGCCGCCTGATCAAGAGTCAGGGTCTCAAATCCATGGCCGCCGTGCATCAGGAACTGGGCTGGAAAACCTCCTGCGGCTGCCATGTCTGCCGCCCGGCGCTCAACTTCTACCTGCTGGCCGACTGGCCTCTGGAGTATCAGGACGACCCGCAAAGCCGGTTCATCAACGAACGCAAGCACGCCAACATCCAGAAGGACGGCACCTTCTCCGTCGTGCCGCGCATGTGGGGCGGGATCACGACGCCGGACGAATTGCGCGCCATCGCCGATGCCGCCGACAAATACGACGTGCCCACGGTCAAGGTCACCGGCGGCCAACGGATCGACCTTCTGGGTGTGAAGGGCGAAGACCTCCCCGCCATCTGGGCCGATCTGAACCGCGCTGGCATGGTCTCCGGTCACGCTTATTCCAAAGGGCTGCGTACGGTGAAAACCTGCGTCGGGACTGATCATTGCCGCTTTGGCACGCAAGACAGCACCGGGCTTGGCATCAAGCTGGAGCAGGCGCTCTGGGGTTCCTGGACCCCGCACAAGGTGAAGCTCGCCGTCTCCGGCTGCCCCCGCAACTGCGCCGAGGCAACCTGCAAGGATGTCGGCGTCATCTGCGTCGACAGCGGTTATCAGGTCAGCGTCGGCGGGGCCGCCGGCATGGACGTGAAAGAGACCGAGCGTCTGCTGGACGTGCCGACCGAACAAGAGGCCATCGACGTCACCGTCGCCTTCGTCCAGCTTTACCGTGAGAACGCCAAGTATCTCGACCGGCCCTATAAATGGATCGCCAAGGTCGGCCTCGACTGGGTGAAAGGGCGGATCGAGGACCCGGCAGAACGCCAGCGCCTTCTCGACGCCTTCGCGCTCAGCCAAAGCATTTATCAAAAGGACCCCTGGGCGGAGCATGTCGCTGACAAGGCCGACAGCTACCAGCCCCTGTCCGATTTCAAACTGGAGGCCGCGGAATGA
- a CDS encoding ABC transporter ATP-binding protein, with protein MSVIEFKNVSKSFGEGTSAVSHVLKDINLTVEEGEFLVLLGFSGTGKTTLINLMAGLEQPSKGSVTFKGQLITEPAPERGVIFQNYSLMPWLTVTGNVRIAVDTIFPNLSSKEKAAKVDHYVKMVGLSHAAARRPAELSGGMRQRVNVARALAMNPEVLLLDEPLSALDALTRANLADEIERIWEADKKTCVLITNDVDEAILLADRIIALNPDGTLGEEFKVTIPRPRDRGEMNHHEGFKSLRAQVTTYLMDVGIEAKVEGTKILPEVTPIHGVPAAVADAQKGMIDRNFLDFSQLHKIYPTPQGPLTVVEDFNLKLNKGEFISLIGHSGCGKSTVLTMAAGLNEISKGAIKLDGRHVEGADPERAVVFQSPSLFPWLSAKENVSVGVDRVYPKASQSERQDVVEYYLERVGLADSMDKQASELSNGMKQRVGIARAFALSPKLLLLDEPFGMLDSLTRWELQEVLMEVWSRTKVTAICVTHDVDEAILLADRVVMMTNGPRATIGKIVDVDLPRPRSRKALLEHPDYYTFRQEVLDFLEEYEHGAKPKPKPQAIAAE; from the coding sequence ATGAGCGTGATCGAATTCAAGAACGTCTCGAAGAGCTTTGGGGAAGGCACCTCCGCCGTCTCCCACGTGCTCAAGGACATCAACCTTACCGTTGAGGAGGGCGAGTTCCTCGTGCTTCTCGGCTTCTCCGGCACCGGCAAGACGACCCTGATCAACCTGATGGCCGGGCTTGAACAGCCATCCAAAGGGTCCGTCACGTTCAAAGGTCAGCTCATCACCGAACCGGCACCCGAGCGGGGGGTGATCTTCCAGAACTATTCCCTGATGCCGTGGCTCACGGTGACGGGGAATGTCCGCATCGCGGTCGACACGATCTTCCCGAACCTCTCGTCCAAGGAAAAGGCCGCGAAGGTCGACCACTATGTCAAAATGGTAGGCCTGTCTCACGCCGCCGCCCGCCGCCCGGCAGAGCTTTCGGGCGGGATGCGCCAGCGGGTCAACGTGGCCCGTGCCCTCGCGATGAACCCCGAGGTGCTGCTGCTGGACGAGCCGCTTTCGGCCCTCGACGCGCTCACCCGCGCCAATCTCGCCGATGAGATTGAGCGTATCTGGGAAGCCGACAAGAAAACCTGCGTGCTCATCACCAACGATGTGGACGAAGCCATTTTGCTTGCCGACCGCATCATTGCGCTCAACCCCGACGGCACGCTGGGGGAAGAATTCAAGGTCACTATCCCGCGTCCGCGCGACCGGGGGGAGATGAACCATCACGAAGGATTCAAGAGCCTGCGCGCCCAGGTCACCACCTACCTGATGGATGTCGGGATCGAAGCCAAGGTCGAAGGCACCAAGATCCTGCCCGAAGTCACCCCCATTCACGGCGTTCCCGCCGCGGTGGCGGACGCTCAGAAGGGCATGATCGACCGCAACTTCCTGGACTTCAGCCAGCTTCACAAGATCTATCCCACGCCCCAGGGGCCCCTGACCGTGGTCGAGGATTTCAACCTCAAGCTCAACAAGGGTGAGTTTATCTCCCTCATCGGCCATTCCGGCTGCGGCAAGTCTACGGTGCTGACCATGGCTGCCGGGCTCAATGAGATCTCCAAGGGCGCGATTAAGCTGGATGGCCGTCACGTCGAAGGCGCCGATCCCGAACGCGCCGTGGTGTTCCAGTCGCCGTCGCTCTTCCCTTGGCTCAGCGCGAAGGAGAATGTCAGTGTCGGTGTCGACCGGGTTTATCCCAAAGCCTCCCAATCCGAACGCCAGGACGTGGTTGAGTATTACCTGGAACGGGTCGGTCTGGCTGACAGCATGGACAAGCAGGCCAGCGAGCTGTCAAACGGGATGAAGCAACGCGTGGGCATCGCGCGTGCCTTTGCCCTTTCGCCCAAACTCCTGCTGCTGGATGAGCCCTTCGGGATGCTCGACAGCCTTACCCGCTGGGAGCTTCAGGAAGTGCTGATGGAGGTCTGGTCCCGCACCAAGGTCACCGCCATCTGCGTCACCCATGACGTGGACGAGGCCATCCTGCTCGCCGACCGCGTGGTGATGATGACCAACGGCCCCCGCGCCACGATCGGCAAGATCGTCGACGTGGACCTGCCCCGCCCCCGCAGCCGCAAGGCGCTGCTGGAGCATCCCGACTACTACACCTTCCGCCAGGAAGTGCTCGATTTCCTCGAAGAATACGAGCACGGCGCGAAACCCAAGCCGAAACCGCAAGCGATTGCGGCGGAGTGA
- a CDS encoding ABC transporter permease, translated as MTTVDPDFAESQAKEARKARLFSRINRADAWFQVLGLSWITPVLKAAAGDNPRAQMQEIWRLLGVPVLAIIAFLFAWGTLAPTVQTSLGAIPGPAQVWEQVEVLHADHLRERDKAEAFYERQEVRNAKLVADGKEDRVKWRTYTGKPTYYDQIWTSIQTVFFGFLIATAVAVPMGIAAGLSQTANAALNPLIQIFKPVSPLAWLPIVTMVVSAVYTTNDGWFTKSFLTSAITVTLCSLWPTLINTALGVSSIDKDLVNVSKVLKMSTWTKITKLVLPSALPLIFTGLRLSLGVGWMVLIAAEMLAQNPGLGKFVWDEFQNGSSSSLAKIMVAVFTIGIIGFLLDRMMYAIQSLFTFTNNR; from the coding sequence ATGACCACCGTCGATCCCGATTTCGCCGAAAGCCAGGCCAAGGAAGCCCGCAAGGCCCGCCTGTTCTCCCGTATCAACCGTGCCGACGCCTGGTTTCAGGTCCTTGGCCTCAGCTGGATAACTCCCGTCCTCAAGGCGGCGGCCGGCGACAACCCGCGCGCCCAGATGCAGGAAATCTGGCGCCTCCTCGGGGTGCCCGTCCTCGCCATCATCGCCTTCCTCTTCGCCTGGGGAACACTCGCCCCGACCGTGCAGACCTCCCTCGGCGCTATCCCCGGCCCCGCACAGGTCTGGGAGCAGGTCGAGGTTTTGCACGCCGACCACCTGCGTGAGCGCGACAAGGCCGAAGCGTTCTATGAACGTCAGGAGGTAAGAAACGCCAAGCTCGTCGCTGACGGCAAGGAAGACCGTGTGAAGTGGCGCACCTATACCGGAAAGCCAACCTATTACGACCAGATCTGGACCTCCATCCAGACCGTCTTCTTCGGCTTTCTGATCGCCACCGCCGTGGCCGTACCGATGGGGATCGCCGCAGGCCTGTCGCAGACCGCCAATGCCGCGCTCAACCCTCTGATCCAGATCTTCAAACCGGTCTCGCCGCTCGCCTGGTTGCCCATCGTGACCATGGTCGTATCCGCCGTCTACACCACCAATGACGGCTGGTTCACCAAGTCCTTCCTGACGTCCGCCATCACCGTGACGCTCTGCTCGCTCTGGCCCACGCTGATCAACACAGCCCTTGGCGTCTCCAGCATCGACAAGGACCTCGTCAACGTCTCCAAAGTCCTCAAGATGAGCACCTGGACCAAGATCACCAAGCTCGTCCTGCCCTCCGCTCTGCCTCTTATCTTCACCGGTCTGCGCCTGTCGCTCGGTGTCGGCTGGATGGTCCTGATCGCCGCCGAAATGCTGGCCCAGAACCCGGGCTTGGGCAAATTCGTCTGGGACGAGTTCCAGAACGGCTCGTCGTCTTCGCTCGCCAAGATCATGGTTGCCGTCTTTACCATCGGGATCATCGGCTTCCTGCTCGACCGGATGATGTACGCGATCCAGTCCCTCTTCACCTTCACGAACAACCGGTGA
- a CDS encoding CmpA/NrtA family ABC transporter substrate-binding protein, translating into MKRALFAILASTALTAPAFAEMLDVEKDELTFGFIKLTDMAPLAIAYENGYFEDEGLFVTLEPQANWKVLLDRVIDGQLDGAHMLAGQPLAATIGYGTEAHIVTPFSMDLNGNGITVSNEIWEQMRPNIPSMDDGRPQHPISASALKPVVEAYADEGKPFNMGMVFPVSTHNYEIRYWLAAGGIEPGYYSPENVSGQIAADVLLSVTPPPQMPATMEAGTIYGYAVGEPWNQQAVFKGIGVPVITDYQMWKNNPEKVFGLTKEFTEENPQTTLALTKALIRAAIWLDENDNANRPEAVEILSRSEYVGADYDVIANSMTGFFEFEKGDKREIPDFNVFFRYNATYPFYSDAVWYLTQMRRWGQISEAKPDSWYDEVAKSVYKPEIYLEAARMLVDEGLADEADFPWDSDGYKAATPAEDIIDGIPYDGRQPNAYLESLPIGLKGDQRVVGNEVQG; encoded by the coding sequence ATGAAACGCGCACTCTTTGCCATCCTGGCCAGCACCGCTCTAACGGCGCCGGCCTTTGCTGAAATGCTGGACGTGGAAAAAGACGAACTCACCTTCGGCTTCATCAAGCTCACCGACATGGCCCCTCTCGCCATCGCATACGAGAACGGATATTTTGAAGATGAAGGCCTCTTCGTCACGCTCGAGCCCCAGGCGAACTGGAAGGTGCTGCTCGACCGGGTGATCGATGGCCAGCTTGACGGCGCCCACATGCTGGCCGGCCAGCCTTTGGCGGCCACGATCGGTTACGGCACCGAGGCGCATATCGTCACGCCCTTCTCGATGGATCTCAACGGAAACGGCATCACCGTCTCCAACGAAATTTGGGAGCAGATGCGCCCTAACATCCCCTCGATGGATGACGGTCGCCCGCAACATCCCATCTCTGCCTCGGCGCTCAAGCCGGTGGTCGAGGCCTATGCCGATGAGGGCAAGCCCTTCAACATGGGCATGGTCTTCCCAGTTTCCACGCACAATTACGAAATTCGCTACTGGCTGGCCGCAGGCGGGATCGAGCCCGGTTACTACAGCCCCGAAAACGTGAGCGGCCAGATCGCCGCCGACGTGCTGCTGTCGGTGACGCCGCCACCGCAAATGCCCGCCACGATGGAAGCCGGTACGATCTATGGCTATGCCGTGGGTGAGCCATGGAACCAGCAGGCCGTCTTCAAGGGTATCGGCGTCCCGGTCATCACCGACTACCAGATGTGGAAGAACAACCCCGAGAAGGTCTTCGGCCTGACCAAGGAATTCACCGAAGAGAACCCACAGACCACCCTGGCCCTGACCAAGGCCCTGATCCGCGCGGCGATCTGGCTCGATGAAAACGACAACGCCAACCGGCCCGAGGCGGTGGAGATCCTCAGCCGCTCGGAATATGTCGGCGCCGATTACGACGTGATCGCGAATTCCATGACCGGCTTTTTCGAATTCGAGAAAGGCGACAAGCGGGAAATCCCGGACTTCAACGTGTTCTTCCGCTACAATGCGACTTATCCCTTCTACTCGGACGCCGTCTGGTACCTCACCCAGATGCGCCGCTGGGGTCAGATTTCCGAAGCCAAGCCCGACAGCTGGTATGACGAAGTGGCCAAATCCGTCTACAAACCAGAAATCTACCTCGAAGCGGCACGGATGCTTGTTGATGAAGGGTTGGCCGATGAGGCCGATTTCCCATGGGACAGCGACGGCTACAAAGCGGCAACGCCGGCTGAGGATATCATCGACGGCATTCCCTACGATGGTCGTCAGCCCAACGCCTATCTCGAAAGCCTGCCGATTGGCCTGAAAGGCGACCAGCGCGTCGTCGGCAACGAAGTGCAAGGCTGA
- a CDS encoding CmpA/NrtA family ABC transporter substrate-binding protein, which translates to MNLHLLRAGFIPLVDAAPLIVAHEIGFAEEEGLALDLRKAPSWSTLRDMVALGQIEAAHMLSPVPVATALGLGGNATRLDALSVLSVNGNVVCVSRALADRMRAGGYAFDFSDPRAAGEALMKAVDGQLRIGVPFPFSMHAELLYYWLGALGVPAPQSLDVRTVPPPLMADAIAAGEVDAFCVGEPWGSIAVENGVGELLLPGSAIWSFAPEKVLAVRHDWAGTQPVLTGKLIRTLWRAGRWLSQPANRATASEILSQPHYLGVTAEILDRALSGHFVISPRGDQRQRDSFVAFHEGAATFPWRSQAQWIAQRLAARTGLDRDMSLAAAHQVFRTDLYRNALSALHVDLPGASEKVEGALDTPREIASASGTLILRPDRFFDGAVFDLSALQR; encoded by the coding sequence ATGAACCTGCACCTGCTGCGCGCGGGTTTCATCCCGCTGGTCGATGCCGCCCCGCTGATCGTCGCGCATGAGATCGGATTCGCCGAAGAAGAGGGGCTCGCCCTCGATCTTCGCAAAGCGCCGTCCTGGTCCACGCTCCGTGACATGGTCGCACTGGGCCAGATCGAGGCCGCACATATGCTTTCTCCGGTGCCGGTCGCCACTGCGCTTGGGCTCGGTGGTAACGCCACCCGGCTGGATGCGCTGTCGGTGCTGTCGGTGAACGGTAATGTCGTCTGCGTCTCGCGCGCACTGGCGGACCGCATGCGCGCGGGCGGTTACGCGTTCGACTTCAGTGACCCGCGCGCCGCGGGCGAGGCGCTGATGAAAGCCGTCGACGGGCAATTGCGCATCGGGGTGCCCTTCCCGTTCTCGATGCATGCCGAACTGCTCTATTACTGGCTGGGCGCGCTGGGTGTGCCCGCGCCGCAATCGCTCGACGTGCGCACGGTGCCGCCGCCCCTCATGGCAGATGCCATCGCAGCCGGAGAGGTGGATGCCTTTTGCGTGGGTGAGCCGTGGGGGTCCATCGCCGTGGAGAACGGCGTGGGAGAGTTGCTTTTGCCCGGCTCCGCGATCTGGTCCTTCGCGCCCGAAAAGGTGCTCGCCGTGCGCCATGACTGGGCCGGAACCCAGCCCGTTTTGACCGGCAAGCTGATCCGCACGCTCTGGCGCGCGGGACGGTGGCTCTCGCAACCGGCCAATCGGGCCACCGCATCAGAGATCCTAAGCCAGCCACATTATCTGGGCGTGACGGCCGAGATTCTCGATCGCGCTCTCAGCGGGCATTTCGTTATCTCCCCGCGTGGCGACCAGCGGCAACGCGACAGCTTCGTGGCCTTTCATGAAGGGGCTGCGACATTCCCATGGCGCAGCCAGGCGCAATGGATCGCACAGCGCCTGGCTGCCCGGACCGGGCTCGACCGGGACATGTCTCTTGCCGCCGCGCACCAGGTTTTTCGCACCGATCTCTACCGCAACGCGCTGTCGGCCCTGCATGTCGATTTACCCGGCGCGTCCGAGAAAGTAGAAGGCGCGCTCGACACCCCGCGCGAGATCGCATCGGCCTCCGGCACACTGATTCTGCGGCCAGACCGGTTTTTTGATGGCGCAGTCTTTGATCTTTCTGCGCTGCAGCGATGA
- a CDS encoding ANTAR domain-containing response regulator, which translates to MSDNLSIVVVEKDRDRALLIIDSLRTSGNHDVFVISEEAGLARRISERNPDIVLMDVASPSRDMLEELTLASSPLERPVAMFVDQSEDGLTKAAIEAGVSAYVVDGLRPERIKPIIDAAIARFHMFQQMRAELEATKKALQERKVIDRAKGILMKARGIEEDEAYALLRKTAMDQGRKVADVAESLVTAAGLLS; encoded by the coding sequence ATGTCGGACAACCTCTCTATCGTCGTCGTCGAAAAGGATCGGGATCGCGCGCTTCTGATCATCGACAGTCTGCGCACCTCGGGCAATCACGACGTGTTCGTGATCTCGGAAGAGGCCGGCCTGGCCCGCCGGATCAGCGAACGGAACCCGGACATCGTTCTGATGGATGTCGCCAGCCCCTCGCGCGACATGCTTGAGGAATTGACCCTCGCGTCCAGTCCTCTGGAACGTCCCGTTGCCATGTTCGTCGATCAAAGTGAGGACGGCCTGACCAAAGCCGCGATCGAGGCAGGTGTTTCCGCTTACGTCGTCGATGGCCTGCGTCCGGAGCGGATCAAGCCGATCATCGACGCCGCCATCGCGCGCTTCCACATGTTCCAGCAAATGCGCGCTGAATTGGAGGCGACCAAAAAGGCCCTTCAGGAACGCAAGGTGATCGACCGCGCCAAGGGTATCTTGATGAAAGCCCGTGGGATCGAGGAAGACGAGGCCTATGCCCTCCTGCGCAAGACTGCGATGGATCAGGGCCGCAAAGTAGCCGATGTCGCGGAATCGCTCGTCACCGCAGCGGGGCTTTTGTCATGA
- a CDS encoding phosphoenolpyruvate carboxykinase: MTFGRVNPNFRLEDQGIEGLGNVFYNLKEPALVETALKRGEGTLGQGGAFLVTTGKFTGRSPKDKHVVKTDSVADTIWWDNNAEMSPEGFDALYADMLEHMKGRDYFVQDLVGGADPAHSIDVRMVTELAWHGLFIRHMLRRPDAEAIDEFTADFTVINCPSFQADPAKHGCRSETVIAMNFDRKLILIGGTEYAGENKKSVFTLLNYLLPEKGIMPMHCSANHANGNPVDTAIFFGLSGTGKTTLSADPQRTLIGDDEHGWSDRGTFNFEGGCYAKTISLNPEAEPEIYATTSKFGTVIENMVFDPETFELDFEDDSLTANMRCAYPLEYISNASASALGGHPKNVIMLTCDAFGVLPPIARLTPAQAMYHFLSGFTSKVAGTERGVTEPEPTFSTCFGAPFMPRRPEIYGNLLRDKIAQHGATCWLVNTGWTGGAYGEGNRMPIKATRALLTAALDGSLADATFRKDANFGFEVPVSVPGVPDILLDPRRTWQDGEAYDAQAEKLVQMFSSNFEQYVPYIDDDVKAAAIG; encoded by the coding sequence ATGACATTTGGACGGGTGAACCCGAACTTCCGCCTCGAAGATCAAGGCATCGAGGGGCTGGGAAATGTCTTTTACAATCTTAAGGAGCCGGCGCTGGTCGAGACCGCGCTGAAACGGGGCGAAGGCACGCTGGGTCAGGGCGGCGCATTCCTGGTGACCACCGGAAAATTCACTGGTCGGTCCCCGAAAGACAAGCATGTCGTCAAGACCGACAGCGTCGCCGATACGATCTGGTGGGACAACAACGCCGAGATGTCACCGGAAGGCTTCGATGCCCTTTATGCCGATATGCTGGAGCATATGAAGGGCCGTGATTACTTCGTACAGGATCTGGTGGGCGGCGCCGATCCGGCTCATTCCATCGACGTTCGGATGGTGACGGAGCTTGCCTGGCACGGACTTTTTATCCGCCACATGCTGCGCCGTCCCGATGCCGAAGCGATCGATGAATTCACCGCTGATTTCACCGTGATCAACTGCCCCAGCTTTCAGGCGGATCCGGCAAAACACGGCTGCCGATCCGAAACCGTCATTGCGATGAATTTCGACAGGAAACTCATTCTGATCGGCGGCACCGAATATGCAGGCGAAAACAAAAAGTCCGTTTTCACGCTGCTGAATTACCTGCTGCCTGAAAAAGGCATCATGCCGATGCATTGTTCGGCGAACCACGCCAATGGCAATCCGGTCGATACCGCCATTTTCTTCGGCCTCAGCGGCACCGGCAAGACCACGCTCTCGGCAGATCCCCAGCGCACGCTGATCGGCGACGATGAACATGGCTGGTCGGATCGTGGCACCTTCAACTTCGAAGGCGGCTGCTATGCCAAGACCATCAGCCTGAATCCCGAAGCCGAACCCGAGATCTACGCGACTACGTCGAAGTTCGGCACCGTGATCGAGAACATGGTCTTCGATCCCGAAACGTTCGAGCTGGATTTCGAAGACGACAGCCTGACGGCGAACATGCGCTGTGCCTATCCGCTAGAGTATATCTCCAACGCATCCGCCAGCGCACTCGGCGGGCACCCAAAGAACGTCATCATGCTGACCTGCGATGCGTTCGGCGTGCTCCCCCCGATCGCGCGGCTAACCCCGGCCCAGGCGATGTATCACTTCCTGTCGGGCTTCACCTCGAAAGTGGCCGGGACCGAGCGCGGCGTGACCGAGCCAGAGCCCACCTTCTCAACCTGCTTCGGCGCGCCCTTCATGCCGCGCCGGCCCGAGATCTATGGCAATCTGCTGCGCGACAAGATTGCCCAACACGGTGCGACCTGCTGGCTGGTGAATACCGGCTGGACGGGGGGCGCTTACGGCGAAGGCAACCGGATGCCGATCAAGGCGACCCGCGCATTGCTGACCGCGGCACTCGACGGCTCACTCGCCGACGCGACCTTCCGCAAGGATGCCAATTTCGGCTTCGAAGTCCCGGTGAGCGTGCCGGGTGTGCCGGACATCCTGCTCGACCCGCGCCGCACCTGGCAAGACGGAGAAGCCTATGACGCACAGGCGGAAAAGCTGGTGCAGATGTTCTCCTCGAATTTCGAGCAATACGTCCCCTACATTGATGATGACGTGAAAGCGGCCGCTATCGGCTGA